The sequence GACGTAGATGAGGCGGTACTTCCCTCCGGCGGTGGCGAGGTCAAACTCCCGCTCGGTCGGCGAGAGCCCTTCGGCATTTTCGGAGCCGTAATCGTTCCCGAACAGCCCGACATAGATATCGCACCGCCGGACCTCGTCGAGGTACAGATCGTCCGTACGGCGGTCAGCGGCGGGGATGTCTTCGAAGAGGAAGACCTCAAAGAACCTCCGCATCAGTGCGTCGCCCCGCAGGTAGTCGCGGAGAGCCGCCCGCTCCTCGGCAAACTCCTTCTGCACGCTGCTGATGAAGATGCGGACGGGGGTCATGCCGCAACTCTTATGAAGTTCATCGCAGGTGCTCCCAAACGAGTCCAAGCTCCGATCTTTTCGACTGCCATATGCCTCTGATTTCTTTCTGAGTATTCTCCCGGGAGTCAACTACCCCCTCCTAACGGAGGGGGCTTGCCACCGGGGCCCCTTGCGGGGCACAGGGTTGCACTTTAATCTGTGCGAAGGGTGACGGTTCAAAAGTCGTCCTTATTCGCACCGGCCGGTTGACGCGGCCACTACCGATTATCCGTGGCACCACGGAATCACCGGCTACCTTTCGTGCATGGTTCAGAGCACCGTTGACATCAGCGTTGATCAGGGTTCCCAGAGCACTCTGGTATAACCCCCGCTTGACCCGCCGCTTCCTTCCATAGGGTGGTTTGCGGATCGGGTCGAGGTTGAGCGCATCGACCTGCGAGGTGTATGCCTCGGAGTGCGAGTCATCGAACCGGATCCCGTACTGCTCGCACGTGCTCTTCAGTTTCCGCCGGAACTTGTGATACGGAATCTGCACGAAGTTCTGGTTCCCGCGCTTGCCGTGGTTGATCTTGTCCTTGATCCCATCCCAGCGAGGGAGTACAACCGTCCCGATCCGGTGCTGGAGAGCATAGTCCACGACCCAGGTCACATACCGGTTCATCGCCTCCTCGATCTGGCAGTCCCGCCGCTTCAGCAACCGTGCCTGCCGCTTCGTGATGCCGCCTATCCCCTGTTTGTCCTTGATGCTCTGCAACCATGCGTTCTCTTTGTTGTACCACCGGTTAATTGATTTGATACGCTTACCGTCGAGAATGACGGCAGCCCCGGTGGCGGTGTCAACCATCGTCGCAAAGTTGTTGAGCCCGAGGTCGATGGCAAGGTACTGGTCGGGGTCAAGGGGGTGAGGTTGGGTAGGAACACGGTAACAAAACTCAATCTTGTAGGCCATTCCGTTGTTGACCGGCAGGATCGTGACTTCCCGGATCTGGTGCGGTTTGATGCACGGCGGGATCGGGAACGTCAGCTCCTTGCCCGTCAACCCGTGCTGTTTCCGGAACTTGTGGGACATCCCGAGCGTGACAAACCGGCCCCGGATCGCCAGGTGTGCCCGGGGGAACGCCAGCTTGAACCGCCCATCTTTGGGGAGGTACTTCGGGGAACCGGGGCGGTCTTCGAGCTGCCCGTTGCGGTACAGGGCCAGCAACTCGAAATAACTCTTATACGCCTCTTCGACCGACTTCAGCGTCTGCTGAGCAGCGTCACTGTGCAGCAACCCGTAGTTTTCGTTCTCTTTTGACTGCACATAGGTGCTGTACTCTTTGAAGGGGGAGTCTTTCTTTCGCGTGTAGGGGAGGTAGGATCCAACCAACACCTCAACCCCGGAGGTGAG is a genomic window of Methanoculleus bourgensis MS2 containing:
- a CDS encoding RNA-guided endonuclease InsQ/TnpB family protein, giving the protein MALRVVSNYLRLPKKTFQIIDTLAYHAKSLYNVGLYNVRQHSATHRENRAILQGIRPDLTSGVEVLVGSYLPYTRKKDSPFKEYSTYVQSKENENYGLLHSDAAQQTLKSVEEAYKSYFELLALYRNGQLEDRPGSPKYLPKDGRFKLAFPRAHLAIRGRFVTLGMSHKFRKQHGLTGKELTFPIPPCIKPHQIREVTILPVNNGMAYKIEFCYRVPTQPHPLDPDQYLAIDLGLNNFATMVDTATGAAVILDGKRIKSINRWYNKENAWLQSIKDKQGIGGITKRQARLLKRRDCQIEEAMNRYVTWVVDYALQHRIGTVVLPRWDGIKDKINHGKRGNQNFVQIPYHKFRRKLKSTCEQYGIRFDDSHSEAYTSQVDALNLDPIRKPPYGRKRRVKRGLYQSALGTLINADVNGALNHARKVAGDSVVPRIIGSGRVNRPVRIRTTFEPSPFAQIKVQPCAPQGAPVASPLR